Proteins from one Balaenoptera musculus isolate JJ_BM4_2016_0621 chromosome 7, mBalMus1.pri.v3, whole genome shotgun sequence genomic window:
- the GPR1 gene encoding G-protein coupled receptor 1: MEDLEETLFEDFENYSYALEYYSPETDLEEKAHLGVVHWVSLVLYCLAFVLGIPGNALVIWFTGFKWKKTVTTLWFLNLAIADFIFLLFLPLYISYVAMNFHWPFGIWLCKANSFIAQLNMFASVFFLTVISLDRYIYLIHPVLSHRYRTLRNSLIVIIVVWLLASLMGGPALFFRDTLEFNNHTLCYNNFHEHDPDLTLMRHHILTWVKVIVGYLFPLLTMSICYLCLIFKVKKRSILISSKHFWTILAVVIAFLICWTPYHLFSIWELTIHHNSYFHQVLQAGIPLSTGLAFLNSCLNPILYVLISKKFQARFRASVAEILKYTLWEVSCSGTVSEQLRNSETKSLCLLETAQ; the protein is encoded by the coding sequence ATGGAAGATCTAGAGGAAACATTATTTGAAGACTTTGAGAACTACTCCTATGCCCTGGAATATTACTCCCCAGAGACTGATTTGGAGGAGAAAGCACACCTAGGAGTCGTTCACTGGGTCTCCCTCGTGTTATACTGTTTGGCATTTGTTCTGGGCATTCCAGGAAATGCCCTTGTCATTTGGTTTACAGGATTCAAGTGGAAGAAAACAGTCACCACTCTCTGGTTCCTCAATCTAGCCATTgcagatttcatttttcttctcttcctgccccTGTACATCTCCTATGTGGCCATGAATTTCCACTGGCCCTTTGGCATCTGGTTGTGCAAGGCCAATTCCTTCATTGCCCAGTTGAACATGTTTGCCAGTGTTTTCTTCCTGACGGTGATAAGCCTGGACCGCTATATCTACTTGATCCACCCTGTCTTATCTCATCGGTACCGGACCCTAAGGAACTCTCTGATTGTTATTATAGTTGTTTGGCTTTTGGCTTCACTAATGGGTGGTCCAGCCCTGTTTTTCCGGGACACTCTGGAGTTCAATAACCACACTCTTTGCTATAACAACTTCCACGAGCATGATCCTGACCTCACGTTGATGAGGCATCATATTCTGACCTGGGTGAAAGTTATTGTTGGgtacctcttccctcttctaaCAATGAGCATTTGCTACTTGTGCCTCATCTTCAAGGTGAAGAAGCGAAGCATCCTGATCTCCAGTAAGCACTTCTGGACCATCCTGGCTGTGGTCATTGCCTTTTTGATTTGCTGGACTCCTTATCACCTGTTTAGCATTTGGGAGCTCACGATTCACCACAATAGCTATTTCCACCAGGTGCTGCAGGCCGGAATCCCCCTCTCCACTGGCTTGGCATTCCTCAATAGTTGCTTGAACCCCATCCTTTATGTCCTAATTAGTAAGAAGTTCCAAGCACGCTTTCGGGCCTCAGTTGCTGAGATACTAAAATATACGCTGTGGGAAGTGAGTTGTTCTGGCACAGTGAGCGAACAGCTCAGGAACTCTGAAACCAAGAGTCTGTGTCTCCTGGAAACAGCCCAGTGA